Proteins from a genomic interval of Nostoc sp. TCL240-02:
- a CDS encoding Hsp20/alpha crystallin family protein, translating to MLFRYNSAQDFNTLESYINGLLGDTRVPSTQFEKGSVKVPAAELQETDDAIYLKLELPGLEAKDLDIQVTEDTVHISGERKSETKTQNNGTTKSEFYYGKFQRIIPLSARVQNTNVTADYKNGILNLTLPKSEREKNKVVKVNLEQTAV from the coding sequence ATGTTATTTCGTTACAACTCTGCACAAGATTTCAACACTTTAGAAAGTTACATCAACGGCCTATTGGGAGACACTAGAGTCCCATCTACACAGTTTGAAAAAGGCTCTGTCAAAGTTCCGGCTGCTGAACTGCAAGAAACTGATGATGCAATTTATCTGAAGCTAGAACTGCCAGGGCTGGAAGCTAAAGACCTAGATATTCAAGTTACAGAAGATACTGTTCACATTAGCGGTGAACGCAAGTCTGAAACCAAAACCCAAAACAATGGCACTACCAAGAGCGAATTCTACTATGGTAAATTCCAACGTATAATTCCTCTATCTGCTCGGGTTCAAAATACTAATGTCACCGCAGATTATAAAAACGGTATTTTGAATTTGACACTGCCCAAGTCCGAGCGAGAAAAGAACAAAGTTGTCAAAGTTAATCTAGAGCAAACTGCTGTTTAA
- a CDS encoding caspase family protein translates to MKKRRALLIGVPEYESDAITNLPIVCRDIENLHASLEKSGFTIRSLGTDGISQTGRSKLLQALRRECKEAQGVETLLLYFSGHGMHYRGKDYLIPSDAVLDDAEYVEEYLVFTDISEIIDQSGAETIIFFIDACREGVKLGFKDTYLAGWSRGDRRQASRRSFIMVFACGPGQVSQYVSGEEGFSLFSKALAEVLDPQHFACTLKEVLDETQARLNTLIAEQGKQSQKIYYAYESAVDDNIFSREICESVNAAAVKGKASDPWSEAALQSPLWKNKGTEANSIVAQLKQQVAKVLAACWQEWQAAINSFPEDQWRDETLPIRVLEALDLLVFRSDPPIELTEAETALIVTAPFVREAVLASGLVQVAKANPLSLEETNQQTGLRSAIDKVHQSNPRLLRKAQHLQDQGRTADKDAVMTWLLHRCLLKTLELWMPESEGGHLSSNLLQSLQSVSQCSSRLTKETLIPKRLLELARCLFADFERIDRDDRPEALQSRLTVGGYSEEQQIREKMVAYLLKLAGLLAIDIRTLSDVFIDHIGLSDPLTPNDVRSTIAQARWNPSGRGRTLRVTCHHPATDLVMQEHVEQGNLVLTHILRQVEEKRVEMEVLVGLPMHLSPDGIIAEKQNDVAVYQTPHVNFQLAHDEVRELLMGEQLYGDPRLAIRELYQNALDACRYREARLKYLKQTGKYQKQDKTWEGRIIFRQAKDENGREYIECEDNGIGMGKQHLSQCFARAGKRFADLPEFIEEQAEWLKCNPPIRLYPNSQFGVGVLSYFMLADEIEVETCRLDRKGRPGQRLRIRIPGSSGLFRVQELGIGADSGTRVRLYLNRTHYENQLISCLETLRKLLWVAEFRTEAQHFGKQEIWESGQLKHPELSEDKYLKVGDTDVWWVSTSRYSEHNDQGCILSDGLFTDQQEPCFIVNLRGTNYPKLTVDRTTIVDLDKEWVGHLLIQNSEALIKWQHLNFQWLWSLSDNWTEVAAHIFDVLRKNNVSVKLGRWHNDTLKLPIAEIGCFAGDAHLLSFDTSSFESLFNLFGMPWWLFPYRLFLWKQYGLNNLSLSLYKNEFIEIQPDFCPIPTPEDSLILSCDLERPHTRYPRYIQGKISIAQIILSSIKLNKPLSFIIKQLQRFAFLGLEVTQVEPEIVDNLNLTLEDINLFKNDLGFILNHELFNDKISVAYIVRSAQKLGQPIDTIFKRLQRFETLGLQLPKVNLQYISELSIIYEDILLLSSNLDGKTPLREDKISVIHLILASQNFNEPIASIFVKLKRFEVLGLKLPQLDLETIKDISITEQDLIAISKDLDGKAPFLEEISTIHLIIASDRLNESIANTFKRLQKLEVLKIKLPSFASELLDNICIISEDIILFSKNLNGNSPWLEGPIFPIHIIIAANSLGKSIDTIINQLKKFEPLGLKVPPVSVYLSYSQSEIRKYLLIFSKSMDGKAPWIEDDIHPTRVLLAALICNESIEATLERLRTFAPLIEVNFPEGNEWFWQFLNKITR, encoded by the coding sequence ATGAAAAAACGTCGAGCGCTACTAATTGGAGTTCCTGAATATGAAAGTGATGCTATTACCAATCTACCCATTGTCTGTCGAGATATAGAAAACCTTCACGCCTCCTTAGAAAAATCTGGCTTTACTATCCGCTCGTTAGGTACAGATGGAATTTCACAGACTGGGCGCAGTAAATTGTTACAAGCGCTACGGCGGGAATGCAAGGAGGCGCAAGGAGTAGAGACACTGCTCCTTTATTTCTCAGGACATGGAATGCATTATAGAGGTAAAGATTACCTCATTCCATCCGATGCAGTGTTAGATGATGCCGAGTATGTTGAAGAATACTTAGTATTTACAGATATAAGTGAAATTATTGATCAATCAGGTGCAGAGACGATTATTTTTTTCATTGATGCTTGCCGTGAGGGTGTTAAGTTAGGCTTCAAAGATACTTATCTTGCTGGCTGGAGTAGAGGTGATCGGCGACAAGCTTCACGGCGTAGTTTTATAATGGTGTTTGCCTGTGGGCCTGGTCAGGTAAGTCAGTATGTAAGTGGTGAAGAAGGGTTTAGTCTTTTCTCTAAAGCTCTAGCTGAGGTGCTAGATCCACAGCACTTTGCCTGTACTTTAAAAGAAGTTCTTGACGAAACTCAGGCAAGACTCAATACTTTGATAGCAGAACAAGGGAAGCAGTCACAAAAAATTTACTATGCTTATGAGAGTGCTGTTGATGATAATATCTTCTCGCGAGAAATTTGTGAGAGTGTTAATGCGGCAGCAGTTAAAGGTAAAGCTAGTGACCCGTGGTCTGAAGCTGCATTACAATCACCACTTTGGAAAAATAAAGGCACTGAGGCAAATTCAATAGTTGCACAACTCAAGCAGCAGGTAGCTAAAGTGTTAGCTGCTTGTTGGCAAGAGTGGCAAGCTGCAATCAATAGTTTTCCCGAAGATCAGTGGCGAGATGAGACACTGCCAATCAGAGTCCTAGAGGCACTAGATTTACTTGTGTTTCGCTCGGATCCTCCGATTGAACTGACAGAAGCTGAAACGGCGTTAATAGTAACTGCACCATTTGTGCGGGAGGCAGTTCTAGCTAGTGGTTTGGTACAAGTAGCTAAGGCAAATCCACTATCTTTAGAGGAAACCAACCAGCAAACTGGTCTTCGCAGTGCCATAGATAAAGTACATCAGAGTAATCCTCGCCTCCTGCGTAAAGCCCAACACCTGCAAGATCAGGGTCGTACAGCAGATAAAGATGCGGTCATGACTTGGCTACTACACCGCTGCCTGCTGAAAACACTTGAGCTTTGGATGCCAGAATCAGAAGGTGGTCATCTTTCAAGCAATTTGCTTCAGTCTTTGCAAAGTGTGAGTCAGTGTAGCTCTCGTCTGACCAAAGAGACATTGATACCAAAGCGTTTGTTGGAACTTGCCCGTTGCTTATTTGCAGACTTTGAGCGCATTGATCGTGATGACCGTCCTGAAGCCTTACAGTCGAGGCTAACGGTGGGTGGCTATTCGGAAGAGCAGCAAATCCGGGAGAAAATGGTGGCTTATCTGCTGAAGTTGGCAGGATTGCTAGCTATTGATATCCGTACTCTCTCTGATGTGTTTATAGACCATATTGGTTTGTCAGACCCCTTAACACCTAATGACGTGCGCTCTACAATAGCTCAGGCTCGCTGGAATCCTTCTGGACGGGGACGTACACTGCGCGTTACTTGTCACCATCCAGCAACAGATTTAGTTATGCAGGAACACGTTGAGCAGGGCAATTTGGTTCTCACCCACATTCTTCGGCAAGTAGAAGAGAAAAGAGTGGAGATGGAGGTGCTGGTTGGCTTGCCAATGCACTTGTCGCCAGATGGAATTATTGCTGAAAAGCAAAATGATGTAGCAGTTTATCAAACACCACACGTTAATTTCCAGCTTGCCCATGATGAAGTGCGGGAGTTGCTCATGGGAGAACAGCTTTATGGCGACCCTCGGTTGGCAATTCGTGAGTTATACCAAAATGCTCTTGATGCTTGCCGTTACCGTGAGGCAAGGCTGAAATATCTTAAGCAGACAGGAAAATATCAAAAACAAGACAAGACATGGGAAGGACGAATCATCTTTCGTCAGGCAAAAGATGAAAATGGTCGAGAATATATTGAATGCGAGGACAACGGCATTGGTATGGGTAAGCAGCATTTGTCGCAGTGCTTTGCTCGTGCTGGTAAGCGTTTTGCTGATTTACCTGAATTCATTGAAGAACAAGCAGAGTGGCTGAAATGCAATCCACCAATTCGGTTATATCCCAATAGCCAATTTGGGGTAGGTGTCCTCAGCTACTTTATGTTAGCTGATGAAATAGAAGTAGAAACCTGTCGGCTGGATCGTAAGGGTAGACCTGGACAAAGATTAAGGATACGTATACCTGGAAGTAGTGGACTTTTTCGAGTACAAGAATTGGGTATTGGGGCTGATTCAGGCACGCGAGTACGTCTTTATTTAAACCGAACTCACTACGAAAACCAGCTAATTTCCTGTCTTGAAACATTACGCAAACTCCTTTGGGTTGCAGAGTTCCGAACAGAAGCCCAACATTTTGGTAAACAGGAAATATGGGAATCCGGACAACTCAAACATCCGGAATTGTCTGAAGACAAATATCTCAAGGTAGGAGATACAGATGTATGGTGGGTATCAACTAGTAGATACAGTGAACATAATGATCAGGGATGCATCTTATCTGATGGACTTTTTACTGATCAACAAGAGCCTTGTTTTATTGTAAATCTGCGTGGCACAAACTATCCCAAACTCACAGTAGATCGCACAACAATTGTAGACCTAGATAAAGAATGGGTAGGCCACTTATTAATTCAAAATTCAGAAGCACTAATAAAATGGCAGCATCTAAATTTTCAATGGCTGTGGAGTCTTTCAGATAATTGGACAGAAGTTGCTGCACATATCTTTGATGTTCTGAGAAAAAATAATGTAAGTGTCAAACTAGGAAGATGGCACAATGATACCTTAAAACTACCTATTGCTGAAATAGGTTGTTTTGCTGGTGATGCTCATCTATTGAGCTTTGATACATCTTCATTTGAAAGCTTATTCAATCTTTTTGGAATGCCTTGGTGGCTATTTCCTTATCGTCTATTTCTATGGAAGCAATATGGACTAAATAATTTATCTCTTTCGTTATATAAAAATGAGTTTATAGAAATACAACCTGATTTTTGTCCAATACCAACACCAGAGGATAGCTTGATACTATCTTGTGACTTGGAACGTCCCCATACTAGGTACCCTAGATATATCCAAGGCAAAATTTCTATCGCTCAGATAATTTTGTCTTCTATAAAACTTAATAAGCCTTTATCTTTTATAATAAAGCAACTACAAAGATTTGCATTTTTAGGATTAGAGGTAACTCAGGTAGAGCCAGAAATAGTAGATAATTTAAATCTGACTTTAGAAGATATAAATTTATTTAAAAATGATTTAGGATTTATACTAAACCATGAATTATTTAATGATAAAATATCTGTTGCTTATATTGTCAGAAGTGCACAAAAATTAGGTCAGCCAATAGATACAATTTTTAAAAGATTGCAGAGATTTGAAACTTTAGGGCTACAGTTACCTAAAGTAAATTTACAATATATTAGTGAACTTTCAATTATTTATGAAGATATCCTACTTCTTTCATCAAATTTAGATGGCAAGACTCCTTTACGGGAAGATAAAATATCAGTAATTCATTTAATTTTAGCTTCACAAAATTTTAATGAGCCGATTGCTAGTATCTTTGTAAAGCTGAAACGCTTTGAAGTTTTGGGTTTAAAATTACCTCAACTCGATTTAGAAACTATTAAAGATATATCTATAACAGAACAAGATTTAATAGCCATATCTAAAGATTTAGACGGCAAGGCTCCTTTTTTAGAAGAAATATCGACTATTCATTTAATCATAGCCTCAGATAGATTAAATGAGTCAATTGCTAACACTTTTAAAAGGCTACAAAAACTAGAAGTTCTGAAAATAAAATTGCCATCATTTGCTAGCGAGCTTTTAGACAATATCTGTATCATCTCTGAAGATATAATATTGTTCTCAAAGAATTTAAATGGAAATAGTCCTTGGTTAGAAGGCCCAATATTTCCTATTCACATTATTATTGCTGCAAATAGTCTAGGAAAGTCAATAGATACAATCATAAATCAACTTAAAAAATTTGAACCTTTAGGTTTAAAAGTACCTCCAGTAAGTGTTTACTTATCATATAGTCAAAGTGAAATCAGAAAATATTTATTAATTTTTTCCAAAAGCATGGATGGTAAAGCACCTTGGATAGAAGATGATATTCATCCTACTCGTGTACTTTTAGCAGCATTAATTTGCAATGAGTCTATAGAAGCTACTTTAGAACGGTTACGTACTTTTGCACCTCTCATAGAGGTAAACTTTCCCGAAGGAAATGAATGGTTTTGGCAATTTTTGAATAAAATAACAAGATGA
- a CDS encoding type II toxin-antitoxin system MqsA family antitoxin: MLCDICGSEGVKIRQITRTYGKGKDLLVIENIPVITCADCGETYLTAETLHKIEQIKINRKKLAVERPVEVASFGA, translated from the coding sequence ATGCTGTGTGATATTTGTGGAAGCGAAGGTGTAAAAATCCGCCAAATTACTAGAACCTATGGTAAGGGTAAAGACCTGCTAGTAATAGAAAATATTCCAGTGATAACCTGTGCTGATTGCGGCGAAACTTATTTAACTGCTGAAACTCTTCACAAAATTGAACAAATCAAAATTAACCGTAAAAAATTAGCTGTGGAACGTCCTGTAGAAGTGGCTAGTTTTGGAGCATGA
- a CDS encoding type II toxin-antitoxin system HicB family antitoxin: MDFYTAVLRKSAGYWVALCLENGLVGQGINQEAAIKQLNEAMSTTGYAYASFLEVYKIETDIYCSSVTIEELYEFLAVENTKSI; encoded by the coding sequence ATGGACTTCTACACAGCAGTTTTGCGAAAAAGTGCGGGTTATTGGGTTGCTTTATGCTTAGAAAATGGACTGGTAGGACAAGGGATAAATCAAGAAGCAGCAATCAAGCAACTTAATGAAGCGATGTCTACGACGGGCTACGCCTACGCATCTTTTTTGGAAGTCTATAAAATAGAAACTGATATTTACTGTAGTTCAGTAACTATAGAAGAATTATATGAGTTTTTGGCAGTGGAAAACACTAAATCCATCTGA
- a CDS encoding class I SAM-dependent methyltransferase, whose protein sequence is MRQNPIYRQSLLKTLTLALFILASVLPASVLANESGKSPTFDGTTTLQTILTSSHRSLANSDRDKYRHPAETLKFFGLSPNMTVVELWPGSGWYTEILAPFLASKGQLIVTNSASNSKSTLAFQQKLAANPEVFGKVKVVPINPPNELTLAPDNSVDLVVTFRNIHNWVSAGYAEQVYAAAYKALKPGGILGVEEHRAKPGISLQESIKTGYMSEDEVITAVEKVGFKLVGKSEINANPKDTKDYPGGVWTLPPTLSQGQKDRERFVTIGESDRMTLKFVKPKAP, encoded by the coding sequence ATGAGACAAAATCCTATATATCGCCAAAGCTTGCTAAAAACCCTGACTCTAGCTTTATTTATATTGGCATCTGTGCTACCCGCCAGCGTTCTAGCTAACGAGAGCGGAAAATCCCCAACTTTCGATGGCACAACAACACTCCAAACCATACTTACTAGCAGTCATCGCTCCCTTGCAAATAGCGATCGCGACAAGTACCGCCACCCCGCCGAAACTCTAAAATTCTTTGGTTTAAGCCCCAACATGACCGTGGTTGAATTATGGCCAGGGAGTGGGTGGTATACCGAGATATTAGCCCCATTTCTAGCATCAAAGGGACAACTCATAGTTACTAACTCTGCCAGTAACAGTAAATCCACCTTAGCTTTCCAACAGAAGCTAGCAGCTAATCCAGAGGTTTTTGGTAAGGTTAAAGTAGTTCCAATCAATCCTCCCAACGAACTTACCTTAGCCCCAGATAACTCTGTAGACTTGGTTGTTACCTTCCGTAATATTCATAACTGGGTTAGTGCTGGCTATGCCGAGCAGGTTTACGCGGCGGCTTACAAAGCACTCAAGCCAGGGGGCATTCTGGGAGTGGAAGAACACCGCGCCAAACCAGGCATTTCTTTACAAGAGAGTATAAAAACTGGCTATATGTCTGAAGATGAGGTAATTACTGCTGTGGAGAAAGTAGGCTTCAAATTGGTGGGTAAATCAGAAATTAACGCCAACCCAAAAGATACTAAGGACTATCCGGGCGGAGTCTGGACACTACCTCCAACCTTGAGCCAAGGTCAAAAGGATAGGGAACGCTTCGTTACTATTGGAGAGAGCGATCGCATGACCCTAAAGTTTGTCAAACCCAAAGCTCCGTAA
- a CDS encoding universal stress protein, with amino-acid sequence MFKKILVALDRSEIGQQVFEEALSLAKLTQASLMLVHVLSPEEEGSPYVPMMSNFDYYPGLTSQSFELYQKQWDTFKNLGIQMLQSFSAQANTAGVNTEFTQNVGNPGRIICDLAHSYGADLIVMGRRGHSGLVELFLGSVSNYVLHHAPCSVHVVHLAAAVKKDEVVKETTSTLSVN; translated from the coding sequence ATGTTTAAAAAGATTTTAGTTGCATTAGATCGTTCGGAAATAGGGCAACAGGTTTTTGAAGAAGCATTGAGTTTAGCAAAGTTAACACAAGCTAGCTTAATGTTAGTTCATGTCCTATCTCCAGAAGAAGAGGGTAGCCCTTATGTACCTATGATGTCTAATTTTGACTACTATCCAGGATTGACTAGTCAAAGCTTTGAGTTATACCAAAAGCAGTGGGATACCTTTAAAAATTTGGGAATCCAGATGTTGCAGTCTTTCTCTGCCCAAGCTAACACAGCAGGTGTAAATACAGAATTTACACAAAATGTTGGTAATCCTGGCAGGATTATTTGTGACTTAGCCCATAGTTATGGCGCTGACCTAATTGTCATGGGGCGGCGGGGTCATTCTGGGCTAGTGGAACTATTTCTCGGTAGTGTGAGTAACTATGTTCTTCACCATGCTCCTTGTTCAGTTCATGTTGTGCATCTTGCAGCTGCTGTTAAAAAAGATGAAGTTGTCAAAGAAACTACAAGTACTTTAAGCGTTAACTAA
- a CDS encoding DOPA 4,5-dioxygenase family protein yields the protein MKEDTIEIAGFHAHVYFDIASRDVAARVREGLGARFEVQLGRWFDKPIGPHPKGMYQVAFLPNQFDKVVPWLMLNREGLDILVHPETGDAVSDHAVYSLWLGEKLDLNIEFLRQLSSTSSN from the coding sequence ATGAAAGAAGATACCATTGAGATCGCTGGTTTTCATGCTCATGTTTACTTCGATATTGCGAGTCGGGATGTCGCTGCGCGTGTTCGTGAAGGATTGGGCGCAAGATTTGAAGTACAACTCGGACGCTGGTTTGATAAGCCTATTGGGCCCCACCCAAAAGGGATGTATCAAGTTGCTTTCTTACCGAATCAGTTTGATAAAGTCGTTCCTTGGTTAATGCTTAATCGTGAGGGATTAGATATTCTCGTCCACCCTGAGACAGGCGATGCTGTCTCAGACCACGCGGTTTATTCTCTCTGGTTAGGAGAAAAGTTAGATTTGAATATTGAGTTTCTTCGACAGCTTAGTTCGACTTCATCCAATTAA
- a CDS encoding ISKra4 family transposase (programmed frameshift) has protein sequence MTPEQKQALQKHIQAIAKILYEDTSKEKLTNLAAIEEAVRSQMQKHVMPEVGGFFIETITGTTAGYQRRLKSILGELAITSKQAIELEVAPSTQLSPYLETCCLRVSANVSYEDAASDIKYFTGIEVSHSSQQRLVHRQNFELPTPEQTIEELSVDGGNIRVRTPKGQICAWLGYKAISLHHLGILGTSFQNNQIVIDWVNDQPLASPLTCIGDGHDGIWNIIDQLAPDAQRREILDWFHLIENLHKVGGSQKRLKQAQNLLWKGQVEATIALFTDCKGKQVQNFCRYLDKHRNRIINYEYYQAEEICSIGSGSVESAVKQVDRRTKISGAQWKRENVPQVLAHRCAYLNGLLSV, from the exons ATGACCCCAGAACAAAAGCAAGCTCTTCAAAAACATATTCAGGCGATTGCTAAAATATTGTATGAAGATACGTCAAAAGAAAAGCTCACAAATCTTGCAGCAATTGAAGAAGCAGTGCGGAGTCAAATGCAGAAGCATGTTATGCCAGAAGTAGGGG GTTTTTTTATCGAAACGATTACAGGGACAACCGCAGGATACCAACGACGGCTCAAAAGCATTCTTGGAGAGTTAGCAATAACGAGCAAACAAGCCATTGAATTAGAAGTCGCACCAAGTACTCAACTGAGTCCATATCTAGAAACTTGTTGTTTGAGGGTAAGTGCGAATGTCAGCTATGAAGATGCGGCATCAGACATCAAGTATTTTACGGGCATAGAGGTTTCTCACAGCAGTCAACAGAGATTAGTGCATCGCCAGAATTTTGAGTTGCCAACACCAGAACAGACAATTGAAGAATTAAGCGTCGATGGTGGAAACATCCGTGTCCGAACTCCTAAAGGTCAAATATGTGCATGGCTTGGCTATAAAGCAATTAGCTTACATCATCTCGGAATCTTGGGAACTTCATTTCAGAATAATCAGATTGTGATTGATTGGGTTAATGACCAACCACTGGCTAGCCCACTCACTTGTATTGGTGATGGACATGACGGCATTTGGAATATAATTGACCAATTAGCACCTGATGCACAACGTCGAGAAATACTTGATTGGTTCCATTTAATAGAAAACCTCCACAAAGTTGGGGGTTCACAAAAACGCTTGAAACAAGCACAAAATCTACTATGGAAAGGCCAAGTTGAGGCTACTATTGCCTTATTTACAGATTGTAAAGGCAAACAAGTACAAAACTTTTGCCGTTATCTTGATAAGCATCGCAATCGCATTATCAACTACGAATATTATCAAGCTGAAGAAATTTGTTCAATTGGTTCAGGTTCAGTTGAATCTGCCGTTAAACAGGTTGACCGTCGAACAAAAATTTCCGGGGCACAATGGAAACGAGAAAATGTGCCTCAAGTCCTAGCCCATCGCTGTGCTTACCTCAATGGATTATTGTCAGTTTGA
- a CDS encoding DUF4258 domain-containing protein, with protein sequence MFDGILQRMRDKISSRQYLMTLHAEEEMSDDNLTIYDIEQGILTGEILERQKDKVTAESKYRIRGLTLDAGEVEIIAKLSSIGKLVIITVYIP encoded by the coding sequence TTGTTCGATGGAATTTTGCAACGAATGCGGGATAAAATTTCTTCTCGCCAGTATTTAATGACGCTGCACGCTGAAGAAGAAATGAGCGATGACAATCTAACAATCTATGACATTGAACAAGGTATCCTCACAGGCGAAATACTGGAACGTCAAAAAGATAAAGTGACAGCAGAATCTAAATATCGCATTAGAGGTTTAACTCTTGATGCAGGGGAAGTCGAAATAATTGCCAAGCTAAGTTCAATTGGAAAACTTGTTATCATTACTGTATACATACCCTAA
- a CDS encoding transposase yields the protein MPYSSSLTDEEWEILEPLLPTILPAKKQTRPANWTKRELLDGIFYQLKNGCNWEDLPKDLPPYSTVYWHYKQWRAKGVIEELMRVLHGRVREQVKKKLSGRR from the coding sequence ATGCCGTACTCTAGCAGCCTAACAGACGAAGAATGGGAAATTCTCGAACCCCTACTGCCGACTATATTGCCTGCTAAGAAACAGACTAGACCCGCCAACTGGACAAAAAGAGAACTCTTAGATGGCATCTTCTATCAACTAAAGAATGGCTGCAATTGGGAAGACTTACCCAAGGACTTGCCCCCCTACTCGACTGTATATTGGCATTACAAGCAGTGGCGGGCCAAAGGAGTGATAGAAGAATTGATGAGAGTTTTACATGGACGAGTGCGTGAACAGGTAAAAAAAAAGCTAAGTGGACGACGCTGA
- a CDS encoding pirin family protein — protein sequence MAILQLIEPEVKDLGGFIARRSLPYLHRQMVGPFIFFDHVGPSVLPPNKGIDVRPHPHINLATVTYLFDGALMHRDSLGTVQEIQQGAVNWMTAGKGIVHSERSPDSDRQKESTIHGIQTWVALPVEYEEIDPSFTHYPAQTLPSWEENGAIIKLIAGVALGYTSPVKVFSPILYLDVILSANAHFTIPTGYSERAVYSVTEGLSINEQPLEPYRLAILKPVDEIRVSAAAPARCIVIGGEPLGTRYKWWNFVSSRPERIEQAKADWRDCRFANVSEETEFIPLPEVVTEANPF from the coding sequence ATGGCAATACTTCAACTGATTGAACCTGAAGTTAAAGATTTGGGTGGGTTTATTGCCCGCCGCAGTTTGCCATATCTTCATCGTCAAATGGTTGGGCCGTTTATCTTCTTTGATCATGTTGGCCCGTCTGTTTTGCCACCCAACAAAGGTATCGATGTTCGACCACATCCTCATATCAATCTCGCTACCGTAACTTACCTATTTGATGGTGCTTTGATGCACCGCGATAGTTTAGGCACTGTACAGGAAATTCAACAGGGTGCTGTAAACTGGATGACGGCGGGAAAAGGGATTGTACATTCGGAGCGATCGCCAGACAGCGATCGTCAAAAAGAAAGTACCATTCATGGCATTCAAACCTGGGTCGCCTTGCCTGTAGAATACGAAGAAATCGATCCAAGCTTCACTCACTATCCTGCCCAAACCCTTCCTAGCTGGGAAGAGAATGGCGCTATCATCAAACTCATTGCAGGAGTTGCACTTGGGTACACCTCACCAGTCAAAGTTTTCTCACCTATTCTCTATTTAGATGTAATACTGTCTGCCAATGCTCACTTTACTATCCCCACTGGTTATTCAGAAAGGGCAGTATACAGCGTCACAGAAGGTTTGAGCATTAATGAGCAACCGCTAGAGCCATATCGCCTTGCCATCCTAAAACCAGTCGATGAAATCAGGGTTTCTGCTGCTGCTCCTGCTCGGTGCATTGTTATTGGTGGTGAACCATTGGGTACACGCTACAAATGGTGGAATTTTGTTTCTAGCCGACCAGAGCGGATAGAGCAAGCAAAAGCCGATTGGCGGGATTGCCGCTTTGCTAACGTTTCAGAAGAAACAGAGTTTATTCCACTGCCTGAAGTGGTGACAGAGGCTAATCCCTTTTAG
- a CDS encoding transposase, which produces MRVLHRKGIVSTFSTNGIKRHLAVDTLGFPFFTHCTKANVSDDRGLIEMLTKNIDYFQSKPVNIPKITILLDHGYHPEYLREELEKVYPQMMTKIRFELSAKPSKQQNKELGKSGFVPVAARWVIERSNAWIERCKILVKNFERTLDNATAKVNLCFIRLMLQRLAASS; this is translated from the coding sequence ATGCGAGTATTACATCGAAAGGGTATTGTTTCTACTTTCTCGACAAATGGCATTAAAAGACATCTAGCCGTTGATACCCTGGGGTTTCCCTTCTTTACTCATTGCACTAAAGCAAATGTATCTGATGATAGGGGTTTGATTGAGATGTTGACTAAAAACATTGATTATTTCCAGTCAAAACCCGTCAATATTCCCAAAATCACCATTCTGCTAGACCACGGTTATCACCCTGAGTATTTGAGGGAGGAGCTAGAAAAAGTTTATCCCCAAATGATGACGAAAATCAGGTTTGAACTTTCGGCAAAACCATCAAAACAACAAAACAAAGAATTAGGGAAATCTGGGTTTGTTCCGGTTGCCGCGAGGTGGGTAATTGAACGGTCAAATGCTTGGATTGAGAGATGCAAAATTCTCGTTAAGAACTTTGAGAGAACTCTAGATAATGCAACTGCCAAGGTTAATCTTTGTTTCATTCGGCTAATGCTTCAGAGGCTTGCAGCCTCTTCTTAG